The following coding sequences lie in one Myxococcales bacterium genomic window:
- a CDS encoding segregation/condensation protein A — MMGASEEQGRAENEPLLAPFRVRLPQFEGPLDLLLHLIRTHELDILDLPVAFVTERYLEYLGLMTQVNLDIASDYLVMAATLVHIKSKLLVPSHGEEVLEDVEDEGDPRAELIARLLEYQKYKEISERLGQSSIAGRDVFTRGSAPPEPEGDAALLEVGLFKLLDAFEGVLLRGKADLSREIMPERISLHARIAEITELLGRQPHCRFEDLFPIGADVYDLVVTFLAILEMAKKRLLRLSQAEPVAPIQLALAFEQTPLAEPGA; from the coding sequence ATGATGGGTGCCTCAGAAGAGCAGGGAAGGGCCGAAAACGAGCCGCTTCTTGCGCCGTTTCGGGTGCGACTACCTCAATTCGAGGGGCCGCTCGATCTGTTGCTGCACTTGATTCGAACCCACGAGCTCGACATTTTGGACCTCCCCGTGGCCTTTGTGACGGAGCGCTATCTCGAATATCTCGGGCTCATGACGCAGGTCAATTTGGACATCGCAAGCGACTACCTCGTGATGGCGGCCACATTGGTGCATATCAAGTCCAAATTGCTCGTGCCTTCACACGGTGAAGAAGTTCTCGAAGATGTCGAAGACGAAGGCGACCCGCGCGCCGAGTTGATTGCGCGGCTTCTCGAGTACCAGAAGTACAAAGAGATATCGGAGCGGCTGGGGCAGAGTTCCATTGCCGGCCGGGATGTATTCACGAGAGGGAGTGCACCGCCTGAGCCTGAGGGGGACGCGGCACTGCTCGAAGTGGGGCTTTTTAAGCTGCTTGATGCATTCGAGGGGGTGCTCCTTAGGGGCAAGGCCGATCTCAGCCGTGAGATCATGCCGGAGCGCATCAGCCTTCATGCGCGCATTGCCGAGATCACAGAACTGCTGGGGCGTCAGCCTCATTGTCGCTTCGAGGATCTTTTCCCGATCGGCGCCGACGTTTACGATCTCGTGGTGACCTTCTTGGCGATTCTAGAGATGGCCAAAAAACGCTTATTGCGTCTTTCGCAAGCGGAACCGGTGGCGCCCATTCAACTTGCGCTTGCCTTCGAGCAAACCCCTCTGGCAGAACCGGGCGCATGA
- a CDS encoding site-2 protease family protein: MSQHILRGMVIGLPALILSLSVHEFAHAWMATRLGDETPVRQGRLTLSPLPHMDLFGSLIFPALLMMSGTGWFFGYAKPVQFQPRNFSKRISMWQGTALTAVCGPLSNLLLALLSAVLLRVGLSMELPRAHVLLEFASVMFTLNILLAVFNLVPLPPLDGGYLLPRSMDHIKVYLTRYSMLLFILVFFVPPHNPIGFRVINPIRLWLEHILLSVVGIG; encoded by the coding sequence GTGTCTCAACACATCCTACGTGGCATGGTTATTGGACTGCCTGCTTTGATTTTGTCCCTGTCCGTGCATGAGTTCGCCCATGCCTGGATGGCTACCCGCTTGGGGGACGAGACGCCCGTACGCCAAGGCCGCTTGACGCTCTCGCCCTTACCGCACATGGATCTTTTTGGGTCGCTCATTTTTCCTGCGTTGCTCATGATGTCCGGCACGGGGTGGTTTTTTGGCTATGCCAAGCCAGTGCAGTTTCAGCCTCGCAATTTTTCAAAGCGCATCTCCATGTGGCAGGGCACCGCTCTGACTGCCGTATGCGGACCGTTATCCAATTTGTTACTGGCGCTCCTAAGCGCGGTCCTGCTTCGGGTGGGGTTGAGCATGGAGCTTCCGCGCGCACATGTTCTTTTGGAATTTGCCAGCGTGATGTTCACCCTCAACATCTTGCTCGCGGTCTTTAACCTGGTGCCGCTACCGCCGCTTGATGGCGGATACTTGCTGCCAAGAAGCATGGATCACATCAAGGTCTATCTCACGCGGTACTCCATGTTGCTTTTCATCTTGGTGTTCTTTGTGCCCCCCCACAATCCTATCGGTTTCCGGGTGATCAATCCTATTAGGCTGTGGCTGGAGCACATCTTGCTTTCAGTGGTAGGAATTGGATGA
- the moeB gene encoding molybdopterin-synthase adenylyltransferase MoeB, with protein MPKTYADLMKDIKASVPTVTLEELKKRLEAKGSHTIVDVRESDETRGGYIPGAVLLPRGFLEMQAEQKLPKKDAHIITYCAGGVRSLFAAKALKDLGYTNVESANPGFTRWKDLGFPVEAPPRLTSAQLERYSRHLLLPEVGAKGQQRLLDARVLLLGAGGLGSPAGLYLAAAGVGTLGIVDADVVDSSNLQRQIMHGTDRLGQSKVESGQKTLQNINPDVKIIPFDERLTSENVDRIFDQKWDVIVDGLDNFPTRYLVNDASVWKHIPVVHGSIFRFDGQVTVFWPPKGPCYRCLYPEPPPPELAPSCAEAGVLGVLPGIIGTLQATEAIKIILGQGTPLVGRLLTYDSLRMTFGNLNLRKDPSCPVCGDKPSVTSYIDYEGFCLAPSSAAL; from the coding sequence ATGCCCAAGACATATGCAGATTTAATGAAGGATATCAAGGCATCGGTGCCAACGGTGACTCTCGAAGAGCTCAAGAAGCGCCTTGAAGCCAAGGGAAGCCATACCATAGTGGATGTGCGCGAGAGCGACGAGACCCGCGGGGGCTATATCCCGGGAGCCGTGCTTTTGCCGCGCGGCTTTTTGGAAATGCAGGCCGAGCAAAAGCTTCCGAAAAAAGACGCCCACATCATTACATACTGCGCCGGCGGCGTTCGCTCTTTGTTTGCCGCCAAGGCGTTAAAAGACCTTGGCTACACGAACGTCGAGTCCGCAAACCCCGGGTTTACGCGCTGGAAGGACTTGGGCTTTCCCGTCGAGGCGCCTCCGCGTTTGACCTCGGCGCAACTTGAACGTTACTCGCGCCATTTGCTTCTTCCCGAGGTCGGTGCCAAGGGTCAACAGCGGCTGTTGGATGCGCGGGTGCTGCTGCTTGGCGCAGGCGGGCTGGGATCTCCTGCGGGCCTCTACCTGGCCGCAGCCGGAGTGGGCACGCTGGGCATTGTGGATGCCGATGTAGTGGACTCCTCGAACCTTCAGCGTCAGATCATGCACGGCACCGATCGCCTGGGACAGTCAAAGGTCGAAAGCGGCCAAAAAACCCTTCAAAACATCAACCCTGATGTCAAGATTATCCCCTTCGATGAGAGGCTGACCAGCGAGAACGTCGATCGCATCTTTGATCAAAAGTGGGATGTCATTGTGGACGGCCTTGATAACTTCCCCACCCGCTATCTTGTGAACGATGCATCGGTTTGGAAGCATATCCCCGTGGTGCACGGCTCGATATTTCGGTTTGATGGGCAGGTTACCGTGTTTTGGCCACCGAAAGGACCGTGTTACCGGTGTCTGTATCCAGAGCCGCCCCCGCCCGAACTCGCGCCATCGTGCGCCGAAGCTGGCGTGCTCGGGGTGCTCCCCGGGATCATCGGCACCCTGCAGGCGACCGAAGCCATCAAGATCATTTTAGGTCAGGGGACCCCGCTCGTGGGCAGGTTGCTCACCTATGATTCGCTGCGGATGACCTTTGGCAATTTGAACTTGCGCAAAGATCCCAGTTGCCCCGTCTGTGGCGACAAACCCTCAGTCACGAGCTACATCGATTACGAAGGGTTTTGTTTGGCCCCATCAAGCGCGGCCTTATGA